A genomic stretch from Lysobacter ciconiae includes:
- a CDS encoding YbhB/YbcL family Raf kinase inhibitor-like protein — MRIHSDSFQRHQSLPAEFAAGQPTADGFGFAPNRNPHLAWDEVPDGTRSFVLICVDPDVPTVAEMVGKEGVSIPVDQPRTDFIHWVMVDIPATVTEIAAGACSDGVVPHGKQNPGGPEGSRQGLNDYTGWFADDPAMAGDWRGYDGPFPPPNDLRMHRYFFRVFALDVERLPLPDRFTAADALTAMQGHVLAEADTYATYSLHPDL, encoded by the coding sequence ATGCGCATCCACAGCGACAGTTTCCAGCGTCACCAGTCCCTGCCGGCGGAGTTCGCCGCCGGCCAGCCCACCGCCGACGGCTTCGGGTTTGCGCCCAACCGCAACCCGCACCTGGCCTGGGACGAGGTCCCGGACGGCACGCGTTCGTTCGTCCTGATCTGCGTCGACCCCGACGTGCCGACGGTGGCCGAGATGGTCGGCAAGGAAGGCGTATCGATCCCGGTCGACCAGCCGCGCACCGACTTCATCCACTGGGTGATGGTCGATATCCCGGCCACGGTGACCGAAATCGCCGCCGGTGCCTGCAGCGACGGCGTGGTGCCGCACGGCAAGCAGAACCCCGGCGGGCCGGAAGGCTCACGCCAGGGCTTGAACGACTACACCGGCTGGTTTGCCGATGACCCGGCCATGGCCGGTGACTGGCGCGGCTACGACGGCCCGTTCCCGCCGCCCAATGACCTGCGCATGCACCGCTACTTCTTCCGCGTGTTCGCGCTGGATGTCGAGCGCCTGCCGCTGCCCGACCGCTTCACCGCCGCCGATGCACTGACCGCGATGCAAGGCCATGTGCTGGCCGAGGCGGACACCTACGCGACCTACAGCCTGCATCCGGACCTGTAA
- a CDS encoding superoxide dismutase family protein gives MKTTVLAGATVLALGLAACSSSPERTTTTRASAAPTAKLATTSTVQRAHVNLAGASGSLVSGRLSVSPMGDGIHFTGEIGGLTPNSTHAIHIHEKGDCSAADASSAGGHFNPVGVMHGRVSTPPHHAGDMDNIVADAKGVAKVDAHASGPVLGGGAANDAIGRAVIVHASADDYTSQPAGNAGARVACGVITAG, from the coding sequence ATGAAGACCACTGTATTGGCAGGCGCGACTGTGTTGGCGCTCGGTCTGGCCGCCTGCAGCAGCTCGCCCGAACGGACCACCACGACGAGGGCGTCCGCCGCGCCCACCGCAAAACTGGCCACCACGTCCACCGTCCAGCGCGCGCACGTTAACCTGGCCGGCGCATCCGGCAGCCTGGTCAGCGGTCGCCTGAGCGTCAGCCCGATGGGCGATGGCATCCACTTCACCGGCGAGATCGGCGGCCTGACGCCCAACAGCACGCACGCCATCCACATCCACGAAAAGGGCGATTGCAGTGCGGCTGACGCCAGCAGCGCCGGCGGCCATTTCAATCCTGTCGGGGTCATGCACGGCCGCGTCAGCACGCCACCGCATCATGCCGGTGACATGGACAACATCGTGGCCGATGCAAAGGGCGTGGCGAAGGTGGATGCGCATGCCAGCGGCCCGGTCTTGGGCGGCGGTGCGGCCAACGATGCCATCGGACGGGCGGTGATCGTGCACGCGTCCGCGGATGACTACACCAGCCAGCCCGCCGGCAATGCCGGCGCGCGCGTGGCCTGCGGCGTCATTACCGCCGGCTGA
- the glnA gene encoding type I glutamate--ammonia ligase yields the protein MSIENVEKLVQQHKVEFVDLRFTDMRGVQHHVTFPGSIIDEALFEDGRMFDGSSIGGWKGVHDSDMVLLPDPSTAFLDPFTADPTLVLTCDILDPATMQAYNRDPRGIAKRAEAFLKSSGIADQAFFGPEPEFFIFDSVRYANDMGHTFFHVDSEEAAWNSGKEYPGGNSGYRPGVKGGYFPVAPLDSLHDIRAQMCKTLQAVGIEVEVHHREVATAGQSEIGTRFNSLTKKADELQTMKYVIKNVAHRHGKTATFMPKPLVGDNGSGMHVHQSLAKAGVNLFSGEGYGGLSQMALWYIGGIFRHARAVNAFANATTNSYKRLVPGFEAPVMLAYSASNRSASCRIPYVANPKARRVEMRFPDPMNSGYLIFAALMMAGLDGIKHQIDPGPPSDKDLYDLPPEEEKNIPTVCHSLDQALEALDGDRDFLKAGGVFSDDFIDAYIRLKMKEVTAFRAATHPLEYQMYYAI from the coding sequence ATGTCCATCGAGAACGTCGAGAAACTGGTCCAGCAGCACAAGGTCGAGTTTGTCGATCTGCGTTTCACCGACATGCGTGGCGTGCAGCACCACGTCACCTTCCCCGGTTCGATCATCGACGAGGCGCTGTTCGAGGACGGCCGGATGTTCGACGGCTCCTCCATCGGCGGCTGGAAGGGCGTGCACGATTCGGACATGGTGCTGCTGCCCGATCCGTCCACCGCGTTCCTGGACCCGTTCACGGCCGACCCCACCCTGGTGCTGACCTGCGACATCCTCGATCCGGCGACCATGCAGGCCTACAACCGCGACCCGCGCGGCATTGCCAAGCGCGCCGAGGCGTTCCTGAAATCCAGCGGCATCGCCGACCAGGCGTTCTTCGGTCCGGAGCCGGAGTTCTTCATCTTCGACAGCGTCCGCTACGCGAATGACATGGGGCACACCTTCTTCCACGTTGACTCCGAAGAGGCGGCCTGGAACTCGGGCAAGGAGTACCCCGGCGGCAACAGCGGCTACCGGCCCGGCGTGAAGGGCGGCTATTTCCCGGTCGCGCCGCTGGACTCGCTGCACGACATCCGCGCGCAGATGTGCAAGACGCTGCAGGCGGTCGGCATCGAGGTCGAGGTCCACCACCGCGAGGTCGCCACCGCCGGCCAGTCGGAAATCGGCACCCGCTTCAACTCGCTGACCAAAAAGGCCGACGAGCTGCAGACGATGAAGTACGTCATCAAGAACGTCGCCCACCGCCACGGCAAGACCGCGACCTTCATGCCCAAGCCGCTGGTCGGCGACAACGGCAGCGGCATGCACGTGCACCAGAGCCTGGCCAAGGCCGGGGTCAACCTGTTCTCCGGTGAGGGCTACGGCGGCCTGAGCCAGATGGCGCTGTGGTACATCGGCGGCATCTTCAGGCACGCGCGCGCGGTCAATGCCTTCGCCAACGCCACCACCAACTCCTACAAGCGGCTGGTGCCCGGCTTCGAGGCGCCGGTGATGCTGGCCTACTCGGCCTCCAACCGCTCCGCCAGCTGCCGCATCCCCTACGTGGCCAACCCCAAGGCGCGCCGGGTCGAGATGCGCTTCCCCGATCCGATGAACTCGGGCTACCTGATCTTCGCCGCGCTGATGATGGCCGGGCTGGACGGGATCAAGCACCAGATCGACCCGGGCCCGCCCAGCGACAAGGACCTCTACGACCTGCCGCCGGAGGAGGAGAAGAACATCCCGACGGTGTGCCACAGCCTGGACCAGGCGCTGGAGGCGCTGGACGGGGACCGTGACTTCCTGAAAGCCGGCGGCGTGTTCAGCGACGACTTCATCGACGCCTACATCCGGCTGAAGATGAAGGAGGTCACCGCGTTCCGCGCCGCGACCCATCCGCTGGAATACCAGATGTATTACGCGATCTGA
- a CDS encoding LysM peptidoglycan-binding domain-containing protein → MSIPRIDGVRERFAPPPPPPPRQHVVKHGDSIATIAKAEGISAQKLLAANPQVLNPDVLYPGARINLPEAAPAKDAGGGGSLEVKPESTARTGDTANGTTSTSKAGVKVDDSGATVSGSKSDKSTTTDSNGTASTTNTSANGSIGFDSEKGTVSVNGGGGFSQGLKNAKGYGVSFGIDAQTTVTSGKKTDNGVTTYRSSADLSVTLNAGVESKQAGLEVGRTEGIKGSFEVSMPEQIAARTDLKKVNPFDPDSMPTGTVIKLDGSQYSGTEFKAAFRHIATESKITNFEGASLLVEKIGTDQVRVTGGPTEAIEAYNGVGVDFSVASAMLGRNDKLDTATLKTAEFNLSSADGRAAFNDYVATGTMPAAARNGVSDVATIQKLDYSSQSQLKLELGPLKASFNSAGNTGNSVLTTRADGSASATWDLRYGDNVPLSLTQSFRADGSEIMADRRYTFTYTADDSVATFLNVAQGGGIEHADSGPVKDGDTVSVSYTEAEMAQLLGHAEKALEASDGMDFKLNALIKDYDGNTIKTWDFAIALARNLGGDDYQSAYRLFNISDAADGSIGDRKGVALPGTLTVTQCAG, encoded by the coding sequence ATGAGCATCCCCCGCATTGACGGTGTCCGCGAGCGTTTCGCGCCGCCACCCCCGCCGCCGCCGCGGCAACACGTGGTCAAGCATGGCGACTCGATCGCCACCATCGCCAAGGCCGAGGGCATCAGCGCGCAGAAGCTGCTCGCCGCCAACCCGCAGGTCCTCAACCCCGACGTGCTGTATCCGGGCGCCCGCATCAACCTGCCCGAAGCTGCTCCGGCCAAGGACGCCGGCGGTGGCGGATCGCTGGAGGTCAAGCCCGAGAGCACCGCTCGCACCGGCGACACAGCGAACGGCACGACCTCGACCAGCAAGGCCGGCGTCAAGGTCGACGACAGCGGTGCGACGGTCAGCGGCAGCAAGAGCGACAAGAGCACGACCACCGACAGCAACGGAACCGCCAGCACCACCAACACCTCCGCCAACGGCAGCATCGGCTTTGACAGCGAGAAGGGCACGGTCAGCGTCAACGGCGGAGGCGGCTTCAGCCAGGGACTGAAGAACGCCAAGGGTTACGGCGTGTCGTTCGGCATCGATGCCCAGACAACGGTCACTTCCGGCAAGAAAACCGACAACGGCGTGACCACCTACCGCAGCTCGGCTGACCTGTCGGTAACGCTCAACGCCGGGGTGGAGTCCAAGCAGGCCGGGCTGGAGGTCGGCAGGACCGAGGGCATCAAGGGCTCGTTCGAGGTGTCGATGCCCGAGCAGATCGCGGCCAGGACCGACCTGAAAAAGGTCAATCCATTTGACCCCGATTCCATGCCCACCGGCACCGTTATCAAGCTCGACGGCTCGCAGTACAGCGGCACCGAGTTCAAGGCGGCCTTCCGCCATATCGCCACCGAATCGAAGATCACCAACTTTGAAGGCGCCAGCCTGCTGGTCGAGAAGATCGGTACCGACCAGGTCCGCGTCACCGGTGGCCCGACCGAGGCGATCGAAGCCTACAACGGGGTGGGCGTGGACTTCTCGGTGGCCAGCGCGATGCTCGGCCGCAACGACAAGCTCGACACCGCCACGCTGAAAACCGCCGAGTTCAACCTGTCCAGCGCCGACGGCCGCGCCGCCTTCAACGACTATGTGGCCACCGGCACGATGCCGGCCGCCGCCCGCAACGGGGTGTCGGACGTCGCGACAATCCAGAAGCTCGACTACTCTTCGCAGAGCCAGCTCAAGCTGGAACTGGGCCCGCTGAAGGCGTCGTTCAACAGCGCCGGGAACACCGGCAACAGCGTGCTGACCACCCGCGCGGACGGCTCCGCGTCGGCGACCTGGGATCTGCGTTACGGCGACAACGTGCCCCTGTCCCTCACCCAGAGCTTCCGGGCCGACGGCTCGGAGATCATGGCCGACCGGCGCTACACCTTTACCTACACGGCCGATGACAGCGTGGCCACCTTCCTCAATGTCGCCCAGGGCGGCGGCATCGAACATGCGGATTCCGGCCCGGTCAAGGATGGCGACACGGTCAGCGTGAGCTACACCGAAGCGGAGATGGCGCAGCTGCTGGGGCACGCGGAGAAGGCGCTGGAAGCCTCCGATGGTATGGACTTCAAGCTCAATGCCCTGATCAAGGACTACGACGGCAACACGATCAAGACCTGGGATTTCGCGATCGCCCTGGCCCGCAACCTGGGCGGTGACGACTACCAGAGCGCCTATCGGCTGTTCAACATCTCCGATGCGGCCGACGGCAGCATCGGCGACCGCAAGGGCGTGGCCCTGCCAGGTACGTTGACGGTCACCCAATGCGCCGGCTGA
- a CDS encoding acetyl-CoA C-acetyltransferase encodes MRQTRPVAVLGGVRIPFCRQNTAYADVGNLGMSVRTLGALVEKYGLHGQQLGEVAMGAVIKHSSDWNLGREAALSSGLSPLTPGLTLQRACGTSLDTIVAVANKIAVGQIEAGIGGGSDTTSDVPIVYGSQLRRRLLAAAAARDTKGKLAAFKGFSLRELKPDFPGVAEPRTGKSMGEHCEEMAKEWNISRDSQDEWALSSHQKLAAAYERGFFDDLVVSFRGVSRDNNLRADSSLEKLATLKPAFDRTSGRGTLTAGNSTPLTDGAAACLLASPEWAAAHGHEPLCHLIDSQVAAVDFTHGEGLLMAPTIAVPEMLARQGLSLQDFDFYEIHEAFAAQVLCTLRAWESEEYCRNRLGLDAPLGRIDPAKINPNGSSLATGHPFAATGARIVATAAKELAQRGGGRCLVSICTAGGMGVVAILER; translated from the coding sequence ATGCGCCAAACCCGTCCCGTTGCCGTGCTCGGCGGCGTCCGGATTCCCTTCTGCCGCCAGAACACCGCCTATGCGGATGTCGGCAACCTGGGCATGTCGGTGCGCACCCTCGGCGCGCTGGTCGAGAAGTACGGGCTGCACGGCCAGCAACTGGGCGAGGTGGCGATGGGTGCGGTGATCAAGCACTCCAGCGACTGGAACCTGGGGCGCGAGGCCGCGCTGTCCTCCGGCCTGTCGCCGTTGACCCCGGGACTCACCTTGCAGCGCGCCTGCGGCACCTCGCTGGACACGATTGTCGCCGTGGCCAACAAGATCGCGGTGGGCCAGATCGAGGCCGGCATCGGCGGTGGATCCGACACCACCTCGGACGTGCCGATCGTGTATGGCAGCCAGCTCCGCCGGCGCCTGCTCGCGGCCGCCGCGGCGCGCGACACCAAGGGCAAGCTGGCCGCGTTCAAGGGCTTCTCGCTGCGCGAGCTCAAGCCCGACTTTCCCGGCGTCGCCGAGCCGCGCACCGGCAAGTCGATGGGCGAGCACTGCGAGGAGATGGCCAAGGAGTGGAACATCTCGCGCGATTCGCAGGACGAGTGGGCGCTGTCCTCGCACCAGAAGCTGGCCGCCGCCTACGAGCGCGGGTTCTTCGATGACCTGGTGGTGAGCTTCCGCGGCGTCTCGCGCGACAACAACCTGCGCGCCGACAGTTCGCTGGAAAAGCTGGCGACGCTGAAGCCCGCGTTTGACCGCACCTCCGGCCGCGGCACGCTGACCGCCGGCAATTCCACTCCGCTCACCGATGGCGCCGCCGCCTGCCTGCTGGCCTCGCCGGAGTGGGCTGCCGCGCACGGTCACGAGCCGCTGTGCCACCTGATCGACTCGCAGGTCGCGGCGGTCGATTTCACCCACGGCGAGGGGCTGCTGATGGCGCCGACCATCGCCGTGCCGGAGATGCTTGCCCGCCAGGGCCTGAGCCTGCAGGACTTCGACTTCTACGAGATCCACGAGGCGTTCGCCGCCCAGGTGCTGTGCACGCTGCGCGCCTGGGAAAGCGAGGAGTATTGCAGGAACCGCCTCGGCCTGGACGCGCCGTTGGGGCGGATCGACCCGGCGAAGATCAACCCCAACGGTTCCTCGCTGGCGACCGGTCATCCGTTTGCGGCGACCGGCGCGCGGATCGTCGCCACCGCGGCCAAGGAGCTGGCGCAACGCGGCGGCGGACGCTGCCTGGTGTCGATCTGCACCGCGGGCGGCATGGGCGTGGTGGCGATCCTGGAGCGCTGA
- a CDS encoding YggS family pyridoxal phosphate-dependent enzyme, with amino-acid sequence MDTSDPSAAARYPPATTLADFRHNLDAVQSRIQAACQRADRDPAGVRLLPVSKTIDEARIRIVHAAGCTFLGENKVQEAHAKWQAMADLSDLRWSVIGHLQTNKAKLVASFASEFQALDSLRLARTLDRRLQEEGRSLDVFVQVNSSGEASKYGLAPEDVAAFVRELPAFSALRVRGLMTLAALSPDAERVRACFVLLRELRDRLRQDAPDGIGMDELSMGMSGDFEMAIEEGATVVRVGQAIFGARALPDSHYWPADLGA; translated from the coding sequence TTGGATACGTCCGACCCGTCCGCCGCCGCCCGCTATCCGCCGGCCACCACCCTGGCCGATTTCCGGCACAACCTGGATGCCGTCCAGTCCCGCATCCAGGCGGCTTGCCAGCGCGCCGACCGCGATCCGGCCGGGGTGCGGCTGTTGCCGGTCAGCAAGACCATCGATGAGGCGCGCATCCGTATCGTGCATGCGGCCGGCTGCACGTTCCTGGGCGAGAACAAGGTCCAGGAGGCGCACGCCAAGTGGCAGGCCATGGCTGACCTGAGCGACCTGCGCTGGTCGGTGATCGGCCACCTGCAGACCAACAAGGCCAAGCTGGTGGCCAGCTTCGCGAGCGAGTTCCAGGCCCTCGACAGCCTGCGCCTCGCGCGGACGCTGGATCGTCGCCTGCAGGAGGAGGGTCGCTCGCTGGACGTCTTCGTGCAGGTGAACTCCTCGGGCGAGGCGAGCAAGTACGGCTTGGCGCCGGAGGACGTGGCCGCGTTCGTGCGCGAATTGCCTGCCTTCAGCGCGCTGCGCGTGCGCGGCCTGATGACGCTGGCGGCGCTGTCGCCGGATGCGGAGCGGGTGCGTGCCTGCTTTGTCCTGCTGCGCGAACTGCGCGACCGCCTGCGCCAGGACGCGCCCGACGGCATCGGCATGGACGAGCTGTCGATGGGCATGTCGGGCGACTTCGAGATGGCGATCGAGGAAGGCGCGACCGTGGTCCGCGTCGGCCAGGCGATTTTCGGCGCGCGTGCCCTGCCTGACAGCCACTACTGGCCCGCGGATTTGGGCGCGTGA
- a CDS encoding GNAT family N-acetyltransferase, translating to MQVDIRDAMPGDAELLAQWAAAMALETESKVLAPATILAGVSAGLLDPARARYFVAIASAGMGGGEVVRMPVGTLMLTREWSDWRNGDWWWIQSVYVDPGYRRRGVLSALYRHVEDLARQTEGVIGLRLYVERDNSIAQRTYAALGMADAGYRIYEAGFGD from the coding sequence ATGCAAGTAGACATCCGTGACGCAATGCCGGGCGACGCCGAACTGCTGGCGCAGTGGGCGGCGGCGATGGCGTTGGAGACCGAGTCCAAGGTGCTCGCCCCCGCCACGATCCTCGCGGGGGTCAGCGCCGGGCTCCTGGATCCCGCACGCGCGCGCTACTTCGTCGCCATCGCCAGCGCAGGGATGGGTGGGGGAGAAGTCGTGCGCATGCCGGTCGGCACGCTGATGCTGACCCGGGAGTGGAGCGACTGGCGCAACGGCGACTGGTGGTGGATCCAGAGCGTGTACGTCGATCCGGGCTACCGGCGCCGCGGCGTGCTGTCCGCCCTGTACCGGCACGTCGAGGACCTGGCGCGGCAAACCGAAGGCGTGATCGGCCTGCGGCTGTATGTCGAGCGCGACAACTCCATTGCCCAGCGCACCTACGCAGCGCTGGGCATGGCCGACGCCGGCTATCGGATCTATGAAGCGGGTTTTGGCGACTGA
- a CDS encoding heme biosynthesis protein HemY — MNLFRNLLFWIVLALVGALAAQLLVQDPGVLTLDFRGTRYVTTLAAAILVGLGIWVALWLIWKMLTLPFITLRRRRSRAARMKLVEGLGALELGHWARSEKLLNEAARQPLALRQGVSPLAHAGAARAAAAAGDAALARQHLDALTGSHPVTRAVIGAELALADGRPAEALMLLESPDVQPLPPRGLLLRAHALAATGEVGEAYGLLGAMRQQKVLPVQQLDRLEAQWASEALREAGDANILADRWESLPKAFRTDPDAVTAYAERAAALRWDDAAAKSVEKALDERWDESLAAVYGRLPIGQLERRRENAERWLQAHPGSPALLLALARLNRAQGHWASAEGYLHRGIAQGAGGDAWEELGHGFAESGDEARGRLAYANALRASRGEAVTELPGRDMRQQLHDMAVVEERDEHGMPRLRE, encoded by the coding sequence ATGAACCTGTTTCGCAACCTGCTGTTCTGGATCGTGCTGGCGCTGGTCGGCGCGCTCGCCGCCCAGTTGCTGGTCCAGGACCCCGGCGTGCTGACGCTGGACTTCCGCGGCACCCGCTACGTGACCACGCTGGCCGCGGCCATCCTGGTGGGCCTGGGCATCTGGGTCGCGCTGTGGCTGATCTGGAAGATGCTCACCCTGCCGTTCATCACCCTGCGCCGGCGCCGCAGCCGCGCCGCCCGGATGAAGCTGGTGGAAGGCCTGGGCGCGCTGGAGCTGGGCCATTGGGCCCGCTCGGAGAAGTTGCTCAACGAGGCCGCGCGTCAGCCACTGGCCCTGCGCCAGGGGGTGTCCCCGCTGGCCCATGCCGGTGCGGCGCGCGCCGCCGCGGCGGCCGGCGATGCAGCGCTGGCGCGCCAGCACCTGGACGCGTTGACCGGCTCGCACCCCGTTACCCGCGCGGTGATCGGCGCCGAGCTCGCGCTTGCCGACGGCCGTCCCGCCGAGGCGCTGATGCTGCTGGAGAGCCCGGATGTGCAACCGCTGCCGCCGCGGGGATTGCTGCTGCGCGCGCATGCGCTGGCCGCCACCGGCGAGGTGGGAGAGGCGTATGGCCTGCTCGGCGCCATGCGCCAGCAGAAGGTACTGCCGGTGCAACAACTGGACCGGCTGGAAGCGCAATGGGCCAGCGAGGCCCTGCGCGAAGCGGGCGATGCGAACATCCTCGCCGACCGCTGGGAGTCATTGCCCAAGGCGTTCCGGACCGACCCCGATGCGGTAACGGCGTATGCCGAGCGCGCCGCCGCCCTGCGCTGGGACGACGCCGCGGCGAAGAGCGTGGAAAAGGCGCTGGACGAACGCTGGGACGAATCGCTGGCCGCGGTCTACGGCCGCTTGCCCATCGGCCAGCTTGAACGGCGTCGGGAAAACGCCGAGCGCTGGCTGCAGGCGCATCCGGGCAGCCCCGCGCTGCTGCTGGCGCTGGCACGGCTCAACCGCGCTCAGGGCCACTGGGCGTCGGCGGAGGGCTACCTGCACCGTGGGATCGCCCAGGGCGCGGGCGGCGATGCGTGGGAGGAGCTTGGCCACGGTTTTGCCGAGTCCGGCGACGAGGCCCGGGGCCGCCTGGCCTACGCCAACGCCTTGCGCGCCAGCCGCGGCGAGGCGGTCACCGAGCTGCCCGGACGCGACATGCGCCAGCAGCTTCACGACATGGCGGTGGTGGAAGAGCGCGACGAACACGGCATGCCGCGCCTGCGCGAGTAA
- a CDS encoding undecaprenyl-diphosphate phosphatase yields the protein MSDTLAALLLGILEGLTEFLPVSSTGHLLIAQHWLGARSDLFNIVIQAGAILAITLVFRERLWSLATGLRERENRLYLAKIGAAFLVTALVGLPVRLLGWELPETVSPVAIALILGGVWILFAERIAAGRPPSTRVTWTVAILVGLAQVLAGIFPGTSRSGAAIFMAMLAGTGQRSAATEFVFLVGIPTMFAASGYAVLEYFLKGSGGAAGGEAWGELGLAFVAASATGFIAVRWLMGYIKQHSYAPFAFYRIALGAALLLWLPAGG from the coding sequence ATGTCCGATACCCTCGCCGCGCTGCTGCTCGGCATCCTCGAAGGCCTGACCGAATTCCTGCCGGTGTCCAGCACCGGTCACCTGCTGATCGCCCAGCACTGGCTGGGTGCGCGCTCGGACCTGTTCAACATCGTCATCCAGGCCGGTGCGATCCTGGCGATCACGCTGGTCTTCCGCGAGCGGCTGTGGTCGCTGGCGACCGGCCTGCGTGAGCGCGAGAACCGGCTGTACCTGGCCAAGATCGGTGCCGCCTTCCTGGTCACCGCGCTGGTCGGCCTGCCGGTACGGCTGCTGGGCTGGGAGTTGCCGGAAACCGTCTCGCCGGTGGCCATCGCCCTGATCCTGGGCGGCGTCTGGATCCTCTTCGCCGAGCGCATCGCCGCCGGTCGTCCGCCGTCCACGCGGGTCACCTGGACGGTGGCGATCCTGGTCGGCCTGGCGCAGGTGCTGGCCGGGATCTTTCCGGGTACTTCGCGCTCGGGCGCGGCGATCTTCATGGCCATGCTGGCCGGCACCGGGCAGCGCTCGGCGGCGACCGAGTTCGTGTTCCTGGTCGGCATCCCGACCATGTTCGCCGCCAGCGGCTACGCGGTGCTGGAGTACTTCCTCAAGGGCAGCGGCGGTGCGGCCGGCGGCGAGGCCTGGGGCGAGCTGGGGCTGGCATTCGTCGCCGCCAGCGCGACCGGATTCATCGCGGTGCGCTGGCTGATGGGCTACATCAAGCAACACAGCTACGCCCCGTTCGCGTTCTACCGCATCGCGCTGGGCGCCGCCCTGCTGCTGTGGCTCCCGGCCGGCGGCTGA
- the pdxK gene encoding pyridoxine/pyridoxal/pyridoxamine kinase, producing MSETAPPDVLASTLLAPLAIDVVSVQSQVVYGRVGNNVAVPTLQAAGLSVAAVPTVLLSNTPHYPSLHGGAVPIDWFSGYLEDLDARGALASLRSILVGYLGGPAQAQALADWIGRMHERHPRLHVQIDPVIGDQDTGVYVDPAMLPVYQKALLPMAHGLTPNGFELERLSGRPTDTIAGAIEAARTLLVGHTQWVAVTSAAPESWADGRMRVAVVSRDDAQVVEHERVDAAPKGTGDLFSAMLNVELLAGAPLLDATRHACAGVVDAVGATHRAGSAELLLPTVG from the coding sequence GTGAGCGAAACGGCGCCGCCGGACGTGCTGGCATCCACCCTGCTGGCGCCGCTGGCGATCGACGTGGTGTCGGTGCAGTCGCAGGTCGTCTACGGCCGGGTCGGCAACAACGTCGCGGTGCCGACGCTGCAGGCGGCCGGCCTGAGTGTCGCCGCGGTGCCCACCGTGCTGCTGAGCAACACGCCGCATTACCCGAGCCTGCACGGCGGTGCGGTCCCGATCGACTGGTTCAGCGGCTATCTGGAGGACCTCGACGCGCGCGGTGCATTGGCGTCGCTGCGCTCGATCCTGGTGGGCTACCTCGGCGGGCCTGCGCAGGCGCAGGCACTGGCGGACTGGATCGGCCGCATGCATGAGCGCCACCCCCGCCTGCACGTGCAGATCGACCCGGTGATCGGCGACCAGGACACCGGCGTGTATGTCGACCCGGCAATGCTGCCGGTGTATCAGAAGGCGCTGTTGCCGATGGCGCACGGCCTGACCCCCAACGGCTTCGAGCTGGAGCGGCTCAGCGGCCGGCCCACCGACACCATCGCGGGCGCGATCGAGGCCGCGCGCACTCTGCTGGTCGGCCACACGCAGTGGGTGGCGGTGACCAGCGCGGCGCCGGAGTCGTGGGCGGACGGGCGCATGCGGGTGGCGGTGGTGAGCCGCGACGACGCCCAGGTCGTCGAACACGAGCGCGTCGACGCCGCGCCCAAAGGCACCGGCGACCTGTTCAGCGCGATGCTCAACGTGGAACTTCTGGCCGGAGCCCCACTGCTGGACGCCACCCGCCACGCCTGCGCCGGGGTGGTCGACGCGGTCGGCGCGACCCACCGTGCCGGCTCGGCCGAGCTGCTGCTTCCCACCGTTGGCTGA